In bacterium, the sequence GCGCTCCTTCGGACGGCGATGGAGGCCGGGGCGGCCGGGCTCTCCTCGTCCCACTCGCCGACCGACTTCGACGCCCAGGATCGTCCGGTTCCCAGCCGGCTCGCCTCCCTGGGCGAGCTCGAAGTCCTCGCCGAAGAAGTGGGCGCGGCGAATCGCGGATCGATCGCCTACCTGCCCTTCAGTGCCGTCGGCGGCCTCTCCGAAGAGGACGGCGAGCTGCTGATCCGCATGGCGCTTCGCGGGCGCCGTCCCGTCGTGATCCAGGGACTCGGCGCGCGCAGCAAGGTCGACGCGCCGACGGCGACGTGGCCGAAATCCGAGGCCTACCTCGAACGCGCGCGCTCCCTGGGTGCCGCGGTCTATTCCCTGCTGATCGCCCGTCCCTTCGAGCGGCCCTTCTCGCTCGCGCGAGGCACGACGATGTTCGAGGGCGCACTCGCGTTCCATCGGCTCTTCACGGAGGCCGAGACGGCCGAAGCGCGCATGGCCCTTCTCCGCGACCCGGCCTTCCGAGACGCGATCCGAAAATCGGTCGAGCAGCCGAATCGCGACCCGAACGCCGGTCCGACCACGCCCCCGCCTCAGTTCTCGAGCCTCTCGGTCCATCGCGTTCGCGACGAAGCGAACCGCGCCCTGGAAGGACGCCCGCTCCTCGAGATCGCGGCCGAACGCGAGATCGAACCGATGGACGCGCTGGTCGACCTCGCACTCTCCGAGGCGCTCGAGACCGAGTTCCTCTGGAGCACCGACTCGGAGGAGTGGCGAACGGGAACCCATGCCGCGTCGCGCCATCCCCAGATGATGATCGGAACCTCCGATGCCGGCGCCCACCTCGGTCGCGACGACGGGGCCGAGTTCAGCTCCTACTTCCTCGCGAAGTGGGTTCGCGAGTGGCGCTTCTGGACCCTCGAGGCCGCGATCCGCGAGCTGACTGCGATCCCCGCGGCGATCCTCGGCTTGCCCGACCGCGGGCTCCTCCTTCCGGGCTACGCCGCGGATCTCTTCCTCTTCGATGCGGACACGATCGGTCCGGACCTGAAAGAGCTCGGAGAAGACCGGATCCCGGGGCAGACGCGCTGGCGGAGTCGTCCACGGGGCGTGCGGGCGACGATCGTGAACGGTGTGCCGATCGTCGAGGACGGCGAGATCACGGACGCCGCGCTTCGCCCTGGCCGGGTTCTGAAACCGGGCCGCTCCTCGGGCCCGTCCCACGGATGACGACCGACGCCCCCGAACCCTTCGCGATCCGCGCGACGGTCGACGTCCTCGAGGACCTCGACCGTCGACTGTCGACCGCCCGTTGGCCCTCGGTCCTCGAATCGGACTGGCGGCGCGGAACGGATTCCGGATGGCTCCGCGACCTCGTCGCGTTCTGGCGAAACGAGTTCGACTGGCGCGCCCAGGAGGACTGGCTGAACGCGACGCTCCCCGGCCAGCGCGTTCGCGTCCGCGGGATCGATCTCCACTTCGCCCACATCCGGGGACGGGGCCCGAATCCGCTTCCCCTCCTCCTGCTCCACGGTTGGCCGAGCTCGCTCGTCGAGATGCACCGCTTGATCGGCCCGCTGACCGACCCCGCCGGCCACGGCGGCGCCGCCAAAGACAGCTTCGACGTCGTCGTCGCCTCTCTGCCCGGCCACGGCTTCTCGAGCGCGCCGGAGGATCCGCTCTTCGGGGCGGACGACGCAGCGGACTGCCTCCGCGATCTCATGGTCGACGTGCTCGGCCACGAAAGATTCGCCGTCCACGGCGGCGATCGCGGCGCCTTCATTGCGACGGGCCTCGCACACCGCTTTCCCGGGAACACGATCGCGATCCACCAGAGTCTGCCGATGGGGATCCCCGACTCGCCGCCGTCCGAGGAAGAGCGGGACTGGCTCGAGACGACCGCGCGCTGGTCGGCCGAGGAAGGCGGCTACTCGGCGATCCAGGGCACACGCCCGATGACCCTGGCCTATGGCCTGTCGGATTCGCCGCTCGGTCTCGCGGCCTGGATCCTCGAGAAGTTCCACGCATGGAGCGACTGCGATGGAGACCCTCTCTCCGTCTTCACGCGGGAAGAGCTGCTCACCAACGTGATGATCTACTGGCTGACCGATACGATCCACCCGTCGATCCGCTTCTACTGGGCCCATCGCCAGAAGCCCCCGGCGGCCGTCCGACCCGAACGAATCGACGTCCCGACCGGAATCGCGCTCTTCCCGAAGGAAGTCATGCGCCCGCCGCGCTCCGCGGTCGAGCGGAAATACGACCTCCGCCGCTGGACGGAGATGGAGCGCGGAGGGCACTTCCCGGCGCTCGAGCAGCCGGACGCGCTGGTCGACGATCTCCGCGCGTTCCTCCGGACGTTTCGCTCCCCCTGAAAAAAGCAGCCAGAGTGAAGCACTTCACGGGGCGGCCGAGACGAGACGCTCAGACTTGGGGGCACGGCGATCAGAAAGGTCGCCGCGCAACCACCGGAGATCCGTCATGACCATCTGCTCGTTCCTCGCCAAGGGCCTGCGCGGCCTGACCGCCCTCGCCATCGCCCTCCCCTGCATCGCCGCCGCCGGCGCCGCCGAAGCGCGGCTCTTCGCCGACCAGATTCCGCCCACCCTGTGCAAGTCCGCGCGCGTCGCCGGAAGCGGCGACCGGACCGAGTACGAAGGGACGAAGATCGGCGTCCGGTCGAGCTCCTCGATCTGGGACTACGACTTCGTGATGTGCCCGATCAACCGCTTCAACCCGGGCGACGAGGTCCGAGAGATCCGCCTCTTCACCGAAGGCGACCGCGCGACCAACGGCTGGTGCCAGCTCTACGAAGCACCGAACTCCGAGAACGCGGTCGCGTTCCAGTACCCGGTCTCTGCGGGCACCAACCAGGGCAAGGTCGTGTTCGATCCGCCGAGCGCCAACGCGGAAGACGGCCTCGTCGCGCTGACCGCCCGCTGCCTCCTCTTCCCGGGCAACTCGATCACCGGGATCGAGATCATCTGGGATCGCTGAGGCACGGAAGCCCACCGGCACGGGAGGGTCGGGCCCGCCCGACCCTCCTGCAGCGCGCGTCGGGGCGCGGGCGCAGTGCAGTCGCGCTAGAGCCCCAGCTCCGACAGCCCCGGGTGCCCCTTCGGACGCGGTCCAAGCGGCCAGCGGAACAGCCGATCGCTCTCCGTGATCGGCAGGTCGTTGATGCTGGCGAAGCGTTGTCGCATCAACCCCTGCGCGTCGAAGATCCAGTTCTCGTTTCCGTACGCGCGGAACCAGTTGCCCGAGTCGTCGTGGTACTCGTAGGCGAAGCGGACCGCGATCCGATCCTCTCGGAACGCCCAGAGCTCTTTGATCAAGCGATAGTCGAGCTCGCGGGACCACTTGCGCTCGAGGAAGGCCACGACCTCGTCCCGGCCGAGGACGAACTCGGCCCGGTTTCGCCAGAACGTGTCGGGGCTGTAGGCGAGTGCGACCTTGTTCGGATCGCGCCCGTTCCATCCGTCCTCGGCGGCCTTCACTTTGATGCTCGCCGTCTCGAGGGTGAACGGGGGCAGCGGCGGCCGGGTTTCGGCCACCGCCTCCCCCCTCGCGGCTTCGACGACGCTGGCCTCTACCACGTCCGGTACGGCAGGAACTTCCCGTTGTAGGTCACGACCACGCGGTCGCCCTTCGGGTCCTTCAGCTTCTTGATGTCGATCTCGAAGTCGATCGCGCTCATGATGCCGTCACCGAACATCTCGTGGATGACCGCCTTCATGGCGGTCCCGTAGACCTGCGTGATCTCGTGGAAGCGGTAGATCAGCGGGTCCGTGGGCACCTGGGTGTCGAGACATCCCTTCATCGGAAAGTCGGTCAGCGCCTCGGCGACCTCCGGGCCGAGCCCGAGCACGCTCGTCAGCTTCTCCGCCGCCTCCGAGGGGACACTCGCCTGCCCCATGATGGCGGCGGTCGTCCAGACCTTGTCGTGGCCGATCTCCTCGGCCAGCTGCTCGAAGCTCAGCCCCTTGGCCTTCTTCGCCTCGAGAATCGCCTCGCTCGCTTCGTCCTTGCTGATCATGCCGTTTCCTCCATTTCGTCGTACGGGCTGGTTGCCGACCCGCCCTTGGCGCGGGCGAGCAGGAAGTGCAGGATCCGACTGCGGAGCTGCATGTACTCCGGCGTGTCGATCATCTTCTCTCGAGATCGCGGCCGCGGGATGTCCACCTCGAGCAGCTCGGCGACCTCTGCCTCCGGGCCGTTGCTCATCAGGGCGATGCGATCCGAGAGCAGGATGGCTTCGTCGACGTCGTGGGTGACCATGAAGATCGTGCTGCCCGAGGCGTTCCACATCCGGATCAGCTCGTCCTGGATCACACCACGGGTCAGCGCATCGATCTGCGCGAAGGGCTCGTCGAGGAGCATTACTTTCGGCTGGACCGAGAACGCCCGCGCGAGGCCGACCCGCTGTCGCATGCCGCCACTGAGGTACGCGGGGCGTTTCTCTTCGGCCCCTTCGAGACCCATCATGGAGAGGTACTTGCTCGTGTGCTCCTCGACCTGCGCCGGCGTCCAGTCGCGGTTCGCGGCACGGACAGCGAGTCGAACGTTGTCACCCGCCGTCAACCAGGGCATGAGCGCGAAGCTCTGGAACACGACCATCCGGTCGAGACCCGGCTTCGTGACCTCCTTGTCGTCGAGGATGACGACGCCGGAGGTCGGCTCCTCGAATCCCGCGATGATGTTGAGCAGCGTGCTCTTGCCGCAGCCCGAGTGCCCGATCATCGTCACGAATTCGCCCTGCTCGATCTTCAGATCGACAGCGCGGAACACGCAGAGGCCGCCGCTCGCCTCTCCGCTCTGGCTCTGGGGAAAGGTCTTCTCGAGTCCTTCGACGCTCAGATAGGCCAAGTGGGGGTCGCTCCATTCGAGGGGATCATTCCGGGTACGTCACCGCGCGGGAGACCTGGTTGAAGAGCGCATCGAGGGTGATCCCGACGACGCCGACGACGAGGATCGCGAAGACCACGCCCGAGATGTCCAGGTTGTTCCACTCGATCCAGGTCAGGTATCCGATCCCGAGCTCTCCGAGCAGCATTTCTGCCGGCACGACCGCGACCAGCGCACTACCGAAGGCGATCCGCAGGCCCGCGACGATCGCGGGCGCAGCGCCCGGGAGAACCACGCGATAGAGACGCTCGAAGCGTCCGAGCTCGAGGAGCGCCGACACGCGCAGGTAGTCGGGGCGGATGTTGTTCACGCCGAAGGACGTGTTCGCGACGATCGGCCAGAGCGCGGCCATGAAGACCACGAGGATCGCCGTCCATTGCGGATCCTGGACGCTGTAGAGCAGGAGCGGCATCCAGGCGAGCGGCGAGATCGGCTTCAGCAGCTGGATCAGCGGATTCAGCGCCCCGAAGAGCAGTGGCGAGAGTCCGATCGCCACGCCCAGCAGGATCGCGACGATCGACGCGGCGAAGAAGCCCGCCCCGAATCGCATCACGGTGTACGACACCAGGTGGGCCACGCCGTGATCGTTCGTGCCCTTCTTGTGGAACGCCTCGGAGAGCTCTCCGACTGCCTTCTTCGCCACGGGACCCGGCCCGGGGATACCCTGCATCTTGTCGGGGT encodes:
- a CDS encoding ABC transporter permease subunit, which gives rise to MLSERLRAAILTGVIVSCFLFFWHLATMVPDFDPTGLSEDDLMLMEFNGDIVRDDAGRYIYNPDKMQGIPGPGPVAKKAVGELSEAFHKKGTNDHGVAHLVSYTVMRFGAGFFAASIVAILLGVAIGLSPLLFGALNPLIQLLKPISPLAWMPLLLYSVQDPQWTAILVVFMAALWPIVANTSFGVNNIRPDYLRVSALLELGRFERLYRVVLPGAAPAIVAGLRIAFGSALVAVVPAEMLLGELGIGYLTWIEWNNLDISGVVFAILVVGVVGITLDALFNQVSRAVTYPE
- a CDS encoding epoxide hydrolase is translated as MTTDAPEPFAIRATVDVLEDLDRRLSTARWPSVLESDWRRGTDSGWLRDLVAFWRNEFDWRAQEDWLNATLPGQRVRVRGIDLHFAHIRGRGPNPLPLLLLHGWPSSLVEMHRLIGPLTDPAGHGGAAKDSFDVVVASLPGHGFSSAPEDPLFGADDAADCLRDLMVDVLGHERFAVHGGDRGAFIATGLAHRFPGNTIAIHQSLPMGIPDSPPSEEERDWLETTARWSAEEGGYSAIQGTRPMTLAYGLSDSPLGLAAWILEKFHAWSDCDGDPLSVFTREELLTNVMIYWLTDTIHPSIRFYWAHRQKPPAAVRPERIDVPTGIALFPKEVMRPPRSAVERKYDLRRWTEMERGGHFPALEQPDALVDDLRAFLRTFRSP
- a CDS encoding ABC transporter ATP-binding protein, yielding MAYLSVEGLEKTFPQSQSGEASGGLCVFRAVDLKIEQGEFVTMIGHSGCGKSTLLNIIAGFEEPTSGVVILDDKEVTKPGLDRMVVFQSFALMPWLTAGDNVRLAVRAANRDWTPAQVEEHTSKYLSMMGLEGAEEKRPAYLSGGMRQRVGLARAFSVQPKVMLLDEPFAQIDALTRGVIQDELIRMWNASGSTIFMVTHDVDEAILLSDRIALMSNGPEAEVAELLEVDIPRPRSREKMIDTPEYMQLRSRILHFLLARAKGGSATSPYDEMEETA
- a CDS encoding nuclear transport factor 2 family protein, producing MAETRPPLPPFTLETASIKVKAAEDGWNGRDPNKVALAYSPDTFWRNRAEFVLGRDEVVAFLERKWSRELDYRLIKELWAFREDRIAVRFAYEYHDDSGNWFRAYGNENWIFDAQGLMRQRFASINDLPITESDRLFRWPLGPRPKGHPGLSELGL
- the cynS gene encoding cyanase — its product is MSKDEASEAILEAKKAKGLSFEQLAEEIGHDKVWTTAAIMGQASVPSEAAEKLTSVLGLGPEVAEALTDFPMKGCLDTQVPTDPLIYRFHEITQVYGTAMKAVIHEMFGDGIMSAIDFEIDIKKLKDPKGDRVVVTYNGKFLPYRTW
- a CDS encoding amidohydrolase family protein — encoded protein: MFDLVIKNGMVVDGTGASRRIADVGVEAGRIAALGRIDATEGRRVIDAEGFVVAPGLIDAHTHYDPQLTLDPFASSSCFHGVTSVVAGNCGFALAPTRAADREAIKQIFSRVEEIDLAVLDRIPWDFESFPEFLAARDRNLGVNAAFYVGHSNLRVWAAGEAAYERESTESEIAEMRALLRTAMEAGAAGLSSSHSPTDFDAQDRPVPSRLASLGELEVLAEEVGAANRGSIAYLPFSAVGGLSEEDGELLIRMALRGRRPVVIQGLGARSKVDAPTATWPKSEAYLERARSLGAAVYSLLIARPFERPFSLARGTTMFEGALAFHRLFTEAETAEARMALLRDPAFRDAIRKSVEQPNRDPNAGPTTPPPQFSSLSVHRVRDEANRALEGRPLLEIAAEREIEPMDALVDLALSEALETEFLWSTDSEEWRTGTHAASRHPQMMIGTSDAGAHLGRDDGAEFSSYFLAKWVREWRFWTLEAAIRELTAIPAAILGLPDRGLLLPGYAADLFLFDADTIGPDLKELGEDRIPGQTRWRSRPRGVRATIVNGVPIVEDGEITDAALRPGRVLKPGRSSGPSHG